The region GGGTGATCAGCTCGCCGGCCAGGGCGCGCCAGCGCGCGAAGACGCGTTCGCCCGTGGATACCGCGTAGGTCGTCAGATAGGCGGCCGCCGACGCGGGATCCTCGGCGTGCAGGCGTAGGGCGGTCTGCTCCACGGCCGGCCGCATGGCGTCCAGGCCGTCCTCCAGCTCGCGCTGCACCGCCCGGATGTCCTCGATCATGTAGTCGTACTTCAGGCAGGCGTAGTTGGCGACGAGGTTGAAGATCCACCAGGCCGAGTCCCACGAGAACGCGTCCAGGCTGCCGGTGGCGAAGGACGCGGGGATGCCGGCGACGCCCGCGTAGAGGGGGATCCAGACGGTGGTGTAGGTGTCGTCCACGCCGTACCACAGGCAACCGCCGATCATGTCGGGCAGGCCGCGGCGGCACTGTGCGATCATGGAGTAGCCGGTCTGCTGGGTGGAGATGGGGCGCTCCCAGGTGCAGCTGGCCCCGTCCTGCTCCCAGCCCATGGGTCGCCAGCGGTTGGGGTTGCCGAAGGGCCCGGCGTCCACGCCGACGGACATGTCGAAGTCGGTGCCCTCGTAGTGGTCGCGCATCAGGTCGCGGACGTCGGCCAGGGTGATCTTCTCGTCGGGCTCGACCCACAGCGGGTAATCGACGGTGCCGGGCACGCCGCGGTGGAAGTCGGGGCTCAACTCGAGCGACGGCGCGGCGCGGCGCAGCAGGCTCCAGACGCGCGTCGCGGTGTAGCGCTTCTTCCGGGGCGCGGCCGGGTCGTAGACGTCGCGGAAGTTGAAGGGCGCGCCCGCGTCGGGATCGTACCAGCCGTTGCGGATGGCCACCTCGAAGACGTTGTCGGAATAGAGCGTGTTCTTGTCGTCGGTGGGAAACGCGCCGATGCGGGCCATGTTGGCGTGGGCGCTGACCGTGCCGTCGGGCAGGCGGCGCGCGACCCACACCGCGCCGATCTCGCCGGCGCCGCAGCCGATCATCTCCAGCAGCCAGACCTCGCGCGGATCGCAGATGGAGAACGACTCGCCGGTGCTGCGGTAGCCGTATTCCTCCGCCAGCAAGGTGATGACCTCGACCGCTTCGCGGGCGGTGCGCGCGCGCTGCAGGGCCAGCTGCATCAGGGTCCAGTAGTGGAGCATCGCGTCCTGGTTCTGCAGCTCGAGCCGCCCGTCGAAGGTGGTCTCGCCGATGGCCACCTGGTGCTCGTTCATCAGGTTCACGTAGGCGTAGGTGTGGTCGACCTGCGGGATCTCGCCGTGGACGGCGCCGTCCCAGTGGCGGATCTGGTAGACGGCGCCGGGCTCGTGGTCCCGCGCCGGCTGACGGCGCAGGATGGCGTGGAAGACGCCGTCGCAGGTGTAGGTGACGAACGCCGAGCCGTCGGCCGAGGCGCCGGGGGTGACCAGCAGGTTGGTGCAGGCGGGGGCGGGGGCGGCGAGCAGGAGCAGGGCGGAGAAGGCGGGTAATGCGCGGATCATGGGGATCTCCGTTCGGCGCGGGGATGTTTCCTCGCATGATGAAGAATGTCGCTCGCCCTGTCCAGCATATCACGCCCCTGGACAACCCCACCCCCGTCCTTCATCCTGCCGAAGACGAGGCAACCCGTACCGGCTCCCGACATCCGAGGGGTCGTCGCGGAGCGCCTCGCGAAGCGCGAAGCGGAGCAGTGATCCCTCGGATGCCGGGAGCCCGCACATGATCCGCCTCCTCGCCGTGGGCAGGATGAAGGACCCCCATCTGGCGGAGCTCTGCGCCGATTTCGCCCAGCGCATCGGCCGCTGGTCCGCCCTGGAGATCATCGAGCTGAAGGACCAGGACCCCGACCGCGAGGCGGCGGCCATGCTGCAGAAGCTCGGCACCGGTCCCGTCCACGCCCTGGACGAGCGGGGCGATCCGATGTCTTCGCGCGAATTCTCGTCGGTGCTGGCGTCCCACGGCTCGCCCACGTTCCTGATCGGCGGTCCGGACGGTCTCGGCGGCGCGGCCAGGAAGCGCGCCGACCGCATCCTCTCCCTGTCCCCGCTGACCTTCACCCACGAGACCGCGCGCTACCTGCTGTTGGAGCAGATCTACCGCGGGCTGGCCATCGGCCGCAACCATCCGTACCATCGCGCGTGAGGACCGGAACCCCCGGCCCTCGTCCTTGTTCGAGAAGCCTCCGGATATCTGGACGCCGGCCCTGCCGTTCCCTATACTGTTGCCCGGTTCGCAGCACCCTATTCAGCGAAGGCGAGTTCCACCGATGATCCCCACCCCACGGCCCACGCGCGGACGCGGCCTGCTCGCGGCGCTCGCGCTGACGGTGCTGGCGCTGCCCGCCGCGGGCGCGACCCTCATCCTCACCGGCACCCCCGGCGCGCTGGTCGTGATCGA is a window of bacterium DNA encoding:
- a CDS encoding 23S rRNA (pseudouridine(1915)-N(3))-methyltransferase RlmH produces the protein MIRLLAVGRMKDPHLAELCADFAQRIGRWSALEIIELKDQDPDREAAAMLQKLGTGPVHALDERGDPMSSREFSSVLASHGSPTFLIGGPDGLGGAARKRADRILSLSPLTFTHETARYLLLEQIYRGLAIGRNHPYHRA
- a CDS encoding C69 family dipeptidase, with translation MIRALPAFSALLLLAAPAPACTNLLVTPGASADGSAFVTYTCDGVFHAILRRQPARDHEPGAVYQIRHWDGAVHGEIPQVDHTYAYVNLMNEHQVAIGETTFDGRLELQNQDAMLHYWTLMQLALQRARTAREAVEVITLLAEEYGYRSTGESFSICDPREVWLLEMIGCGAGEIGAVWVARRLPDGTVSAHANMARIGAFPTDDKNTLYSDNVFEVAIRNGWYDPDAGAPFNFRDVYDPAAPRKKRYTATRVWSLLRRAAPSLELSPDFHRGVPGTVDYPLWVEPDEKITLADVRDLMRDHYEGTDFDMSVGVDAGPFGNPNRWRPMGWEQDGASCTWERPISTQQTGYSMIAQCRRGLPDMIGGCLWYGVDDTYTTVWIPLYAGVAGIPASFATGSLDAFSWDSAWWIFNLVANYACLKYDYMIEDIRAVQRELEDGLDAMRPAVEQTALRLHAEDPASAAAYLTTYAVSTGERVFARWRALAGELITRYNDGYVRTDGHAEEVGYPEAWRRDVLRLRPEQFRLPAEQPDSLQTDLPY